One window of Botrimarina mediterranea genomic DNA carries:
- a CDS encoding rhomboid family intramembrane serine protease → MFFPFSTDAPVYYWPYATVGLIIANVLAFLAVDIGQLSLDPWILQYGQGLHPEQWILSPFMHAGWGHLIGNMIFLWVFGLVVEGKLGPAKFLPIYLLTATAQSALEQAVMLGATGGGSLGASSAIYGLMAIAAVWAPENSIQFFYWIAFYMGVTDIPILGVAALYVGLDLAIAGLWTGLLGQGITSGVLHLMGAVVGLPLGVFLLKRGVVDCEGWDFFSRYFGDDKPKTKAKSKAAIAKENAAQEAAAAERAAKDAKRQSDSLQAARQQIGVYLQASNPVAAATLYQKLRGGGLRLEPAALHQIAKGLQAAGHWRELAPILSELIEAAPQAADPLRVTLAHVCVTKLERPGRALELLANVNAERLTDKQRSAAKGVLKAARAMQSEGVVELDDGGW, encoded by the coding sequence TTGTTCTTCCCGTTCAGCACCGACGCCCCCGTCTACTACTGGCCCTACGCCACGGTTGGGCTGATCATCGCCAACGTGCTGGCGTTCTTGGCGGTGGACATCGGCCAGCTGTCCCTAGACCCCTGGATACTCCAGTACGGCCAGGGGCTGCACCCCGAGCAGTGGATCCTGTCCCCGTTCATGCACGCGGGTTGGGGGCACCTGATCGGGAACATGATCTTCTTGTGGGTGTTCGGTCTGGTGGTCGAGGGAAAGCTCGGCCCGGCGAAGTTCCTGCCGATCTACCTGCTGACGGCGACGGCCCAGTCCGCCCTGGAGCAGGCCGTGATGCTCGGCGCCACAGGAGGCGGCTCACTCGGCGCGTCGTCGGCGATCTACGGCCTGATGGCGATCGCGGCGGTCTGGGCGCCCGAGAACTCGATCCAGTTCTTCTACTGGATCGCCTTCTACATGGGAGTCACCGACATCCCGATCCTCGGCGTCGCGGCCCTCTACGTCGGCCTCGACCTGGCAATCGCAGGGTTATGGACGGGGCTATTGGGGCAGGGCATCACCAGCGGCGTACTGCACCTCATGGGAGCCGTGGTTGGCCTGCCGTTGGGGGTGTTCCTCCTCAAACGCGGCGTTGTCGATTGCGAGGGCTGGGACTTTTTCAGCCGCTACTTTGGCGACGACAAGCCGAAGACCAAGGCGAAATCCAAGGCCGCGATCGCCAAGGAGAATGCCGCCCAAGAGGCCGCCGCCGCCGAGCGAGCCGCCAAGGACGCCAAGCGGCAGAGCGATTCGCTCCAGGCCGCCCGCCAGCAGATCGGCGTCTACCTGCAGGCCAGCAACCCTGTCGCCGCCGCGACGCTCTACCAGAAGTTGCGGGGCGGCGGTCTACGGCTGGAGCCCGCCGCGCTGCACCAGATCGCCAAGGGCCTCCAAGCCGCCGGGCATTGGCGGGAGCTGGCCCCGATCCTGTCCGAACTGATCGAAGCGGCGCCGCAGGCGGCCGACCCCTTGCGAGTGACGCTCGCCCACGTCTGCGTGACGAAGCTCGAACGCCCCGGCCGGGCCCTTGAACTCCTCGCAAACGTCAACGCCGAACGGTTGACCGACAAACAACGGTCCGCCGCCAAAGGAGTTTTGAAAGCCGCCCGTGCAATGCAATCGGAGGGTGTGGTCGAATTAGATGACGGGGGCTGGTGA
- a CDS encoding aminotransferase class I/II-fold pyridoxal phosphate-dependent enzyme encodes MMPSDDPNTLRDESVDPPFEIRVADRVTRLPPYLFGRINKMIYDKRVAGDDVIELGMGNPSDPPETEVIEKLVEAARDTRNHRYSKNIGIANLRREVASKYFKKYGVRLDPDQEVITCLGSKEGFSHMILSLMGPGDTAMVPTPYFPVHVYAVALAGANVIQLPVTNSDKFLSAIAHTCETLYPKPKLLLLCYPHNPSSVTVEQPFFDEVVKLAKKYNVMVISDFAYADVAYDGYKPPSFLASPGAIDVGVEFTTMSKGYNMAGWRVGFCAGNRQMVNALATIKGYYDYGMFQAIQIAAIVALRDTQAAVEKQSLIYQGRRDALCDGLVRLGWADARPKAGMFVWQPIPEPWKSRMSTMDFAMLLLDKGNVAVSPGSGFGPAGEGYLRMSLVENEERLRQAVRQIKACLKEAEADFTGKPAVVANV; translated from the coding sequence ATGATGCCCAGCGACGACCCCAATACGCTCCGCGACGAGTCCGTCGACCCCCCCTTCGAGATCCGTGTCGCCGACCGCGTGACGCGGCTGCCGCCGTACCTGTTCGGCCGCATCAACAAGATGATCTACGACAAACGCGTCGCCGGGGACGACGTGATCGAGCTGGGCATGGGCAACCCCAGCGACCCACCCGAGACCGAGGTCATCGAGAAACTCGTCGAAGCGGCCCGCGACACCCGCAACCACCGCTACAGCAAGAACATCGGCATCGCCAACCTCCGCCGCGAGGTCGCCAGCAAGTACTTCAAAAAGTACGGCGTGCGGCTCGACCCCGACCAAGAGGTCATCACCTGCCTGGGATCGAAGGAAGGCTTCAGCCACATGATCCTGTCGCTGATGGGCCCCGGCGACACAGCGATGGTCCCGACGCCCTACTTCCCCGTGCACGTCTACGCCGTCGCGCTGGCCGGGGCGAACGTCATCCAGCTGCCGGTCACCAACTCCGATAAGTTCCTGTCGGCGATCGCCCACACGTGCGAGACACTCTACCCGAAGCCCAAGCTGCTGCTCTTGTGCTACCCGCACAACCCGTCGAGCGTGACGGTCGAGCAGCCTTTCTTTGACGAGGTGGTGAAGCTCGCGAAGAAGTACAACGTGATGGTCATTAGCGACTTCGCCTACGCCGACGTCGCCTACGACGGCTACAAGCCGCCAAGCTTCCTGGCTTCGCCCGGGGCGATCGACGTGGGCGTCGAGTTCACCACCATGTCGAAGGGCTACAACATGGCCGGCTGGCGCGTCGGCTTCTGCGCCGGCAACCGCCAGATGGTCAACGCGCTGGCGACGATCAAGGGCTACTACGACTACGGCATGTTCCAGGCGATCCAGATCGCGGCGATCGTCGCCCTCCGCGACACGCAGGCCGCCGTCGAGAAGCAGTCGTTGATCTATCAGGGCCGCCGTGACGCGCTCTGCGACGGACTCGTGCGGCTCGGCTGGGCCGACGCCCGGCCCAAGGCGGGCATGTTCGTCTGGCAGCCAATCCCCGAGCCGTGGAAGAGCCGCATGAGCACGATGGACTTCGCCATGCTGCTCTTGGACAAGGGGAACGTCGCGGTCAGCCCCGGCAGCGGCTTCGGCCCTGCGGGCGAGGGCTACCTGCGCATGAGCCTCGTGGAGAACGAAGAACGCCTCCGCCAAGCCGTGCGCCAGATCAAGGCGTGTCTCAAGGAAGCCGAGGCGGACTTCACGGGGAAGCCGGCTGTGGTGGCGAACGTGTAA
- a CDS encoding GntR family transcriptional regulator, whose amino-acid sequence MLLRIEKGSSVPISRQIAEQIASLCAAGKLKPGDRLPSVRELARDLAVNQNTILRVYERLTGEGLLDRRHGQGTFVSDTAPRRATAVHRKRLIEELRQVSRQALGLGLTRDEVHELLSSALDQLGAETREEIAP is encoded by the coding sequence GTGCTGCTCCGTATCGAAAAAGGCTCGAGCGTCCCCATCTCGCGGCAGATCGCCGAACAGATCGCCTCGCTCTGCGCGGCCGGCAAGCTCAAGCCCGGCGACCGGCTCCCCTCGGTGCGTGAGCTGGCCCGCGACCTTGCCGTCAACCAGAACACGATCCTCCGCGTCTACGAACGCCTCACCGGCGAGGGCCTCCTCGACCGCCGCCACGGCCAAGGGACGTTCGTCTCGGACACCGCGCCACGCCGCGCGACCGCCGTCCACCGCAAACGCCTCATCGAAGAACTGCGCCAAGTCAGCCGCCAAGCCCTCGGCCTCGGCCTCACGCGCGACGAAGTCCACGAGCTGCTCTCTAGCGCGCTTGACCAACTCGGCGCGGAGACTCGCGAGGAGATAGCGCCGTGA
- a CDS encoding ABC transporter ATP-binding protein — protein sequence MTQPAIELRGVAKSFGKNLVLRDVSLAVEPGKTFAFLGRNGEGKTTTIRMLLGLTKPDVGLIRVNGIDPMASPLELRDHVGYLAEDQTMYGWMRVDEIVRFVAPFYTKWDHELARKYLEEFDLPLRTKIKHLSKGQTVRLGLVLALAHRPEVVILDDPALGLDPIMRKQFNRDLITHLQGEGRTVFYSSHLLYEVEPVADEVAILDGGRIVRRAETEELRDDVKQFFVAPRYEPLVERFGEILDRRVDSEELAITTARAEAVAEALRREGVTPQAMDLSLDEIFEAYVAGQRGKTAPPPIAEDPQELADAS from the coding sequence ATGACCCAACCCGCTATCGAGCTCCGCGGCGTCGCTAAGTCGTTCGGCAAGAACCTCGTGCTGCGCGACGTGTCGCTTGCGGTGGAGCCGGGGAAGACGTTTGCTTTCCTGGGCCGCAATGGCGAGGGGAAGACGACGACCATCCGCATGCTGCTCGGCCTGACGAAGCCCGACGTCGGCTTGATCCGTGTCAACGGCATCGACCCGATGGCGTCGCCGCTCGAGCTGCGGGATCACGTCGGCTATCTCGCCGAGGACCAGACCATGTACGGCTGGATGCGGGTCGATGAGATCGTCCGCTTCGTCGCGCCGTTCTACACGAAGTGGGACCACGAACTCGCGCGAAAGTATCTTGAAGAGTTCGACCTGCCCCTCCGCACGAAGATAAAACATCTGTCGAAGGGGCAGACGGTGCGGCTCGGCCTGGTGCTCGCGCTGGCGCACCGGCCGGAGGTGGTGATCCTTGACGATCCGGCGCTAGGGCTGGACCCGATCATGCGCAAGCAGTTCAACCGCGACCTGATCACGCACCTGCAAGGCGAAGGCCGCACGGTTTTTTATAGCTCGCACCTGCTGTACGAAGTCGAGCCCGTCGCCGACGAGGTGGCGATCCTCGACGGCGGCCGCATCGTGCGCCGCGCCGAGACCGAAGAGCTGCGCGACGACGTGAAGCAGTTCTTCGTCGCGCCGCGATACGAGCCGCTGGTCGAACGCTTCGGCGAAATCCTCGACCGCCGCGTCGATAGCGAGGAGCTGGCGATCACCACCGCCCGCGCCGAAGCGGTCGCCGAAGCCCTCCGCCGCGAGGGCGTCACGCCGCAAGCGATGGACCTCAGCCTCGATGAAATTTTCGAAGCGTACGTCGCCGGCCAGCGCGGCAAGACAGCGCCGCCGCCGATCGCCGAAGACCCCCAAGAACTAGCCGACGCCTCGTAG